In Candidatus Paceibacterota bacterium, the sequence CGTTTCAACCGGGTTGAACGCTGCCATCCGGGCGGCGCGCGGCGAGATCATTGTCCGCATGGATGCGCACACAACCTACGCGCCCGATTATGTGAAGCAGTGCATTGCCGTATTGCAGGAAACCGGGGCCGACAATGTCGGCGGGCCGATGCGGTCCCAGGCCCGTACATTCATGGAGAAAGCCATCAGGGCGGTCTTCCACTCTGCCTGGGCGGTTGGCGGCGCCCGGTCACATCTACCGCACTTTGAGGGTTACGTGGATACGGTAATTTATGGCTGCTGGAAGAAGGATGTGTTCGAGCGGGTCGGCCTTTTTGACGAGGACCTTGTCCGCAATCAGGACGACGAGCACAACCTCCGCATCAGGCGGGCGGGCGGCAAGGTCTACCAGTCTCCACGCATTCAGAGCTGGTACCGTGTGCGCGGTTCGTTGTCCGCCCTTTTTCACCAGTATATGCAGTATGGTTACTGGAAGGTTTTGGTGATTCGGAAGCACCATGCGCCGGCGTCCTTTAGACATGTCGTGCCCGGAGCATTTCTTGGAACCCTTGTTCTGGCGGCGGTCCTGTCGGTGTTCTGGGCCCCCGCGCTTTGGGCGGTTGCCGGCTTGAGCCTGTCCTATGTGCTGGCGGCCCTGGGGCTCTCCCTGATCATCGCAGCTCGTTCACAATGGGGTTGCCTGCCGGTTCTGCCGATCGTGATCTGGTGTTTCCACTTCGGGTACGGCTACGGATTTCTGCACGGAATCCTCGACTTCGTGGTGTTCCATAATGCGCCGCAAACACAATTTGTCCGATTGACCCGGGGACGCCATGCCAGCCCCGAGAGTGCTGGTTCCTGAGTCCAAGGGAGCTGTTGTCTGACCCCAATGGAGACGCGCGCGGAAGTTGACCGGCTGAGGCGGGTTTATCGCGGATACACTGCCGGCGGGTATGAGCGCTCCAAGTGGCTGGATGCCAATAAGGGGAACCAGGCGATTCGACACGAACGGGAGCTTGAAACGCGCAAGTTGCTGCAGCAAGCGGGCCTGCTCCCCCTCGGTGACCGGCGCATCCTGGATATAGGCTGCGGCACAGGTGAACAGCTGGCGGTCTTTGCGAATTGGGGCGCCCGGCCGCAAAACCTCTTTGGCGTTGATCTCATGCCAGAGCGAGTCCGCGCCGCGCAACTGAAGTTTCCCCAAATCACCTTTCAATTGGCGAACGCCGAGGCACTGCCGTTTCGAGACGGCTCGTTCAATATCGTTGCCGCGCTGACCGTGTTCACCTCAATCCTGGACCAGCAGATGAGAGGCAATATTTGCAGGGAGATAGAACGTATCCTCGTTCCCGGCGGAGGCGTTCTCTGGTACGATTTCAGAATCAACAATCCTCTCAACCAGCATGTGCGAGGAGTATCCAGGAAACAGATTCAGCGTCTGTTCCCGGATTTTCGCATGACTTTGAAAACCATTTCTTTGTTGCCCCCGCTGGCCAGGCGTCTGGGGCTCCTTACCGACCGCCTTTATGCTCCTCTGCGTTCCCTGCCGTTCCTGAGAACGCATCTGCTGGGGCTCTTGATCAAACCTTGAAGGCCCTTCCCTGGCGGGAGGGCGTTGGATTCCTGCGAGTCGAGTCGCCGCGCATTTTCACACCACCATTGTTTCGCCCATACAAGCGTATGCTCCGAATACCATTCCATAAACCAAGCATCGGCCAGGCTGAGATCGATGAAGTCATTGACTGCCTTAGAACCGGCTGGCTAACCACCGGGCCCAAAGCAAAGAGGTTCGAGGCGGATTTCGCGCGCTACATGCAGCGCCGACAGGCGGTTGCCGTCAACTCGTGCACCGCTGCGCTGCACTTGGCCTTCGAGGCGATTGGCCTGAAGGCCGGCCAAAGGGTCGTCGTCCCGACGATGACGTTCGCGGCCACGGCCGAAGTCGTGCGCTACTTCAATGCGGTCCCGCTGTTTGTGGATTGCCGGCCCGAGGACCTGAACCTGAGCGTCGGCGATGCGGCCGAACGGATCGCGGCCGCCCAAAGCGCCGGCCACGACGTGGCGGCAATTGCACCAGTGCATTATGGAGGTCAGATTGGGGACGTTGCCGGTGTGCGCGCCCTGGCGGCCAAGCACGACCTAACGATCATAGAAGATGCCGCCCACTGCTGTCCTGCGTATTACCGGGATGACGAGAAGTCGGCTTGGAAGACCGTGGGCACGGGAGCCGCGATCACCTGTTTTTCCTTTTACGCCAACAAGACCATCACAACGGGCGAAGGCGGCATGGCGTGCACCGATTCGGAGGATTATGCCGACCGCATGCGGATCATGTCCCTGCACGGAATTTCACGAGACGCCTGGAAGCGCTACACCGCGGAAGGCTCCTGGTATTACGAAATCGTCGCGCCCGGATACAAGTATAACCTGACGGACATCGCGGCCGCGATCGGCTTGCACCAACTGCGAAGGGCGGACTCTTTGCACAAGCAGCGGGTTCAAGCAGCCGAATGGTACACGGCCCTGCTGGCGGACGTGGACGAACTGGTGCTGCCCCAGGTGATGCCGAACCGGATTCACTCCTGGCACCTTTTCCCGGTGCGCCTGAAAGCCAACAGCTGCGAGTATGGCCGTGATGAGATGATTGAGGAGCTGAAGCGGGCCGGGATTGGCACCAGTGTGCATTGGATGCCGCTCCACATGCATCCTTATTATCGTGATACGCTTGGCTGCAAGCCGTCGGACTGCCCTTGCGCCGCGTCCATTTACCCGGAGCTGATCAGCTTGCCTCTTTACCCGGAAATGACCGCCTGCGAGGTGGAATACGTCTGCAGCAGCTTGAAAGAGATCCTGGCCCGATCCCGCGTGGCGATTCCCGGTGTGACGTTCCCCGTCGGACTTGATCGCGCCGCCTGAAATGAACTGCACCGGTTCCAATTCGCCCCAGGAAAGAGGGTCGCCGCACATCGCGTGCGACGGATTTGCAGCCACACCCTTCAGTCATGCGGCCAAGCGTCTCTACGATGTCGTCCTCTCAGGTTGCGGGCTCGTCGTGCTCAGTCCGCTGTTTTTGGTGATTGCGGCGCTGATCAAGATTGCCGATGGCGGTGCCGTCTTTTACCGCCAGTTGCGCGTTGGTCTGCGCGAGCAGCCGTTCTACATCTGGAAGTTTCGGACCATGGTGACGGGGGCTGACCGGAGCGGACCGCTGGTGACGGGCGATGGCGACGCGCGCATTACGTGGATTGGTCGAATCCTGCGAAAGACAAAATTAGATGAGCTGCCCCAGCTTTGGAATGTCCTGAAGGGAGAAATGAGCCTGGTTGGCCCGCGGCCGGAAGTTTCCCGGTACGTCAAGCTGTACACGCCGAAGCAGAGGAAGATATTCAATCTCAAGCCCGGAATAACCGATTTGGCATCCGTCCATTTCCGGAACGAAGAGCTGCTGCTGGAGAAGGCGGACGACCTGGAGGCATTCTACATTCGGCATTGCATTCCGAGAAAGTTGCAGCTCAATCTCGAGTATGCGGGAAAGGCAACCCTGCTGAGTGATACCTGGATCATCGTGCAGACGATCTGTCCCTATTGGATCTGCTTGTTGTCTGTCTATAGTCTTGTGCTGGCGGCCGCCTTCTGGCTGTCCTGCCTGCTCCTCTATGATTTTGCCCTGCCGCCCGTACCGCTCGAGGAATTCGGCGGGACCATGGTGGCAGTAGTGACGGTCCAACTGGGCGCCCTGATTTGGCGCAAGCAGTGCAAAGGTCTAATGAGCTATTTCAGTTTGCCCGAGCTCAGGCAAGTTGCGACTGCGCTCGGGTTTGCCTGCGTGCTGTTGCTTGGTTTGTGGGCACTGGCAGATCGGATCTGGCCGCAGCGAAACCTGGTCCTGGTGGACTCGCTCCTCGCGCTCGGCGCAATTTGTGGCCTTCGGCTCCTGCTTCGATTCTGGCGGGAGAACGCTTCATCGAGGGAGGCTGCGCCGGATGGACCGCCAGTGCGTGTGGGCATCATCGGTGCCGGACGCGCCGGGAGTCAACTGGTTCGCGAATTGATGATCGGAAATCCGTTCGGGCGAACCGTTGTCGCCTTTTTTGATGACGATTGTCAGAAATGGCATAAGCGCATTCACGAAGTCCCGGTCGTCGGCATGCCGGAATGCCTCCTCGATGGCTGGGCGGGCAAAGTGGATGAGGTGGTGATTGCCGCCCCGAATGCGCCGCCCGGCAGGATTCAAGAAATCCACCGCATGCTGCGGGATACCGGCGTGAGAACTTACACCGCGCCGTCGGTGCATGACCTTTGGTTTGGGGGCGAGAGCCGTTTGTCAGGGGAGCTTCAATCATGAAATCTGTGCGCATTTATTTTGTTCTTGCCGCGGCTGCGACCCTGGTGGGCAGTCTCTGGCTCAGCTACCAGCTTCGTTTCGACTTTGCCGTGCCGCCCGAAGTGGAGAGGGTGGCGCTGCTGGCGTCACTTTGGGTGGTCAGCATCAAGCTGTTCGGTCTTTGGCGGTTCCGCCAATTCCAGGTGCTATTGAGATACTTCGGCCTCTCGGATTTCAGCGGCCTGTTCTGGGCTTTGTTTACCACCAGCTTGTTCGTCTATGGCATTTCCTCCCACTTGGGCTGGTCTTACGCGCCGCCACGCAGTGTTGTGGTGGCTGACTTTAGCTTTTCCCTGATTGGCCTGACCGCTCTTCGGTTTGCTCTTCGGCGCGTGCTTGGCGGGCGCACAGCCGCCGAGCAGGACTCGCCGCATCGGCGGGCACGCCGTGCGGGCATCATTGGGGCAGGGTTGGTGGGCACCACTCTGGCACAGGAGTTTGCCAATCGCCGGGAACTCGGGCTGCAGGCGGTCGCTTTCTTCGACGACGACCGCTCCAAATGGGGGCACCGCATTCAAGACACGCTGGTGGTCGGCCCACCCGAGGCCCTGTTGAACGACCAGCACAACCTGGAACTGGAGGAAGTGATCATCGCCATGCCGAACGCATCGGCCACGCGCGTGGCGGAAATCGCCCGCACGCTGCATAAACTGCAGGTTAAGTTCAGCACCGTCCCTACCGCCTATGAGCTCACAACCGGCCGCGCCAGCGTTAGCCAGTTGCGGGCGGTCAACGTTCAGGATTTGCTCGGCCGGGAGCAGGTTCAACTGCGGAATGAGAATGTGCGACACCTCCTGCACGAGCAAGTTGTGATGGTGACGGGCGCCGGCGGCAGCATTGGCAGCGAGCTGTGCCGGCAGATCGCGGCCTATTCTCCGCGCACGTTGCTGCTGGTGGAGCAATCGGAGGTGCAACTGTTTCAGATCGAGCAAAACCTGGTGGAAAGCGGTCACGGCAAGCGAATTGTTCCACTGCTGGCAAATATTCTGGATAGCCGGCGGATGGAGGCCATTTTTCAAATCCATCGCCCGCAGATTGTTTTTCATGCAGCCGCGCACAAGCACGTTCCGATGACGGAGACGCAGCCGGGCGAGGCGCTAAAGAACAACGCGCTGGGCACCCTGAGCCTGGCGGAGGCGTGCGTGGATTACCAGGTGCGCCGCTTTGTCCTGATCTCGAGCGACAAGGCCATTAACCCGACCAATGTCATG encodes:
- a CDS encoding DegT/DnrJ/EryC1/StrS family aminotransferase encodes the protein MLRIPFHKPSIGQAEIDEVIDCLRTGWLTTGPKAKRFEADFARYMQRRQAVAVNSCTAALHLAFEAIGLKAGQRVVVPTMTFAATAEVVRYFNAVPLFVDCRPEDLNLSVGDAAERIAAAQSAGHDVAAIAPVHYGGQIGDVAGVRALAAKHDLTIIEDAAHCCPAYYRDDEKSAWKTVGTGAAITCFSFYANKTITTGEGGMACTDSEDYADRMRIMSLHGISRDAWKRYTAEGSWYYEIVAPGYKYNLTDIAAAIGLHQLRRADSLHKQRVQAAEWYTALLADVDELVLPQVMPNRIHSWHLFPVRLKANSCEYGRDEMIEELKRAGIGTSVHWMPLHMHPYYRDTLGCKPSDCPCAASIYPELISLPLYPEMTACEVEYVCSSLKEILARSRVAIPGVTFPVGLDRAA
- a CDS encoding class I SAM-dependent methyltransferase; translated protein: METRAEVDRLRRVYRGYTAGGYERSKWLDANKGNQAIRHERELETRKLLQQAGLLPLGDRRILDIGCGTGEQLAVFANWGARPQNLFGVDLMPERVRAAQLKFPQITFQLANAEALPFRDGSFNIVAALTVFTSILDQQMRGNICREIERILVPGGGVLWYDFRINNPLNQHVRGVSRKQIQRLFPDFRMTLKTISLLPPLARRLGLLTDRLYAPLRSLPFLRTHLLGLLIKP
- a CDS encoding glycosyltransferase family 2 protein: MDIQPPTQPFVSIVLPCRNEAGHIEPCIQSILAQDPPEGGMEIIAADGMSTDGTREYLEGAAQQHPQLRVLNNPGRIVSTGLNAAIRAARGEIIVRMDAHTTYAPDYVKQCIAVLQETGADNVGGPMRSQARTFMEKAIRAVFHSAWAVGGARSHLPHFEGYVDTVIYGCWKKDVFERVGLFDEDLVRNQDDEHNLRIRRAGGKVYQSPRIQSWYRVRGSLSALFHQYMQYGYWKVLVIRKHHAPASFRHVVPGAFLGTLVLAAVLSVFWAPALWAVAGLSLSYVLAALGLSLIIAARSQWGCLPVLPIVIWCFHFGYGYGFLHGILDFVVFHNAPQTQFVRLTRGRHASPESAGS
- a CDS encoding nucleoside-diphosphate sugar epimerase/dehydratase, whose amino-acid sequence is MRIYFVLAAAATLVGSLWLSYQLRFDFAVPPEVERVALLASLWVVSIKLFGLWRFRQFQVLLRYFGLSDFSGLFWALFTTSLFVYGISSHLGWSYAPPRSVVVADFSFSLIGLTALRFALRRVLGGRTAAEQDSPHRRARRAGIIGAGLVGTTLAQEFANRRELGLQAVAFFDDDRSKWGHRIQDTLVVGPPEALLNDQHNLELEEVIIAMPNASATRVAEIARTLHKLQVKFSTVPTAYELTTGRASVSQLRAVNVQDLLGREQVQLRNENVRHLLHEQVVMVTGAGGSIGSELCRQIAAYSPRTLLLVEQSEVQLFQIEQNLVESGHGKRIVPLLANILDSRRMEAIFQIHRPQIVFHAAAHKHVPMTETQPGEALKNNALGTLSLAEACVDYQVRRFVLISSDKAINPTNVMGATKRLAEMCVQSLHAHCPDTTRFMAVRFGNVLGSSGSVVPTFNKQIAAGGPVTVTHPEVMRYFMTIPEAVGLVLQSAALGAGGEIFTLDMGEPVKIVDLARQLIRLSGFTPDKDIRIEFTGLRPGEKLFEELSYQGEHIVPTSNPKIMRLLCEPPPFQEVKDSVLALVEQIDVTTVDEFKGLLQQIVPEYQPQLGKATYPKHANADAFAGARGRHCRPIGEPIFQLEQREAA